The following nucleotide sequence is from Vanrija pseudolonga chromosome 4, complete sequence.
CGCGTGCGTGAGCAGCGGCTGGTGCAGCTCCTTGCGGATGAAGCGCGAGCCAACGGCAATGACGGCCGTGAAGAGAATGGTCGAGCCGCGGATGTAGTCGAGTGTGTGGACTGGTGTCAGCGGGAGGGAGGTTGGAGCCTTACGATTTGGGTCGAGAATCGCGATCATGGGGTTGAGGTGGCGATGGAAGCTAGATGGGTTAGGTTGGGGGGTGTACTTGAAACCCACAATTGCAGAATCTCGTCGGCTTCTATCAGACTGAGATAATGCAGCGCAACTGTTGTCAGCTCGGAACAAGGCGCCCCCAGCTTACCAGGGTCAGACTGCTTCGACTCGGTCGTCTCGAAGAACACGTGGTCGAGCTGGTGGAGCCTCAAGCTCCCCACCGTGGGGTTTACTGGCCCGCCAGGCCCCTCCTCCGGCAAAttggggtcgaggcgctcgctcACGTCCACCATCTGGGCACGGCGAGCATGCGACGGCACGCCGTTTCGTCCCGAGAGGGCAGAAGAAGACAGAGAGTGTGGACTCATGTTGTACCCCATGTTGGAGGAACCGTTGGCGTCCCGGTGGTCCGACATGCCgagggacggcggcgcgaagCTGCTGTTCCCGTTCGTGAGCGAGCTCGAGTACCCGTTCGACACGAGCTTGGGCGTTGTCAGACCATTTCCAAGCTCGagacgcgtcgacgaggtgggagCTTGCGTGTTCACCGCCTGCCGTATGGGGGAGGAGTGGGACATTGTGAATGAGCGCTCGGTGACCAGCGGTGGGCGGGTGAAGGCGTCCCCATGCGCTGGCCGCTTTGCAGGCTTGTCATCTTCCGACCTGGAAAGTCAGATGTGGTCACGGGGCAATGGGTTGCCCGCAGTGCTGAGCAAAGCCCGGAATTGACTTACTCGTCCGTCTCAGAGCCCAGGTCCGCAccatcagcagcagctgcggcggcctcggcagcagccttctgtcctcgtcgtcggcgcttTTGGTAGATACACTTGAGCTTGAGGCGCTCTGGGTAGGTGAGTTTCAAGCTGGGAGGCGCACCTACGGCATCTCTGGCACGGTGATGCTTCTGTGCCGTCTTTGGGCGCCAAGCACCGCGTCTGGACTGTCAGCTAACACGGCGGTCCTTGTAGCTCACCTTGAGGTGTCGGCAGATTAGGCATCTGTGGCGGTGACATTGAGGAAGGAAGGCAACGAAGGATGAAGGTGGGAAGAAGgtgacgatgaggaggaagacgatgCGGGGGAAACACAACCACCAGGCAGATCAATCCCCCCGGCGATCAGCAACGACCGTGCGGGGAAGGCATTGAACGCGCGgtaacaacaacaaggaGACACCACCGTcagcgccgaccgaccggccTCCGCTCCGCGACACACTCACGCCAATCGCTGTTTTGGCCGTTCCGGACTCATTGTTAGATAGCGTACACGGTGATGAGATGGACGATGGAGATGTCTGGGGAACGGACAAGGTGATAGAGGGGTGCATGTATGCGTGCCGGTGGGACCCCCTTCGTGCCGGCCGGTTCACCCTCCTTGGCCCCGCACAGAAATCTCAACGCCGTATCGTAACACCGTGTCTCAACGCCGTATGCACTGTAGCGGGTCCCAGAGCCGGCGCCGTGCGGCGGTCTTACAGCGGAGCCGGTCACGGGATGAAGCCGAGAGCCGGGAGTTGCCAGATGCCACAACCACGTGGCTTGTGTATTTCCGCCACGTGACTTGACCCTGACCATCAGTCTCGCTCGCGCATGCGCGTTCAGCAGCCAGGCCAGCAGTGACGTTCTCGTCGTCTGTCGTCAGTCAGCGAACACGGAAGACCAATCGACCACAAACGACCATCAGCAGTCGGGTCGCAACGTCTAAACTCTTGCAACTCTCACTCTCTCCTACTCTCAACCACTACCCCCCCGCGCCCATCATGCCGGTGGCAACAgtcaccaccagcgccgcgggctccctcgccctgctcaaggacgacgaccgcgacgtcCGCGTCTACGCTCTCGAGTACCTCCTCTCCATCGTGCCCCAGTTCTGGGCAGAGATCTCCGAGGAGCTCCCTTACATGTGAGCTATTGGTCCCCGGGAGCTCAGCTGACGTCGCAGTGAATCCCTTGCCGACCCCCAGGTGTCGGAGCTGCCTGCTGAGGCacgcccgctcgctgcgctgctcTGCTCCAAGGTCTTCTTctacctcggcgagcgtgacGAGGCTGTCGAGTTCGCCCTGCGCGCATCGGCTGCCTTTGAGAAGGAGCCATACGGCGAGTTCAAGGAGACCATCATTGCTGGCTgcgtcgaccgcgccatTGCCGACACCAACGCCGGCAACAAGGTCGActcgcgcctcgaggagattgtcgacgGTGTGATTAGACAAGGATCGAGTGATGGTGCCAAGCTGGTTAGTTGGCCACTGATGCCCTGGATTCAGCTGACATGCCCAGGCTATCGGCCTTGCCCTctccctccgccgcctcaaCCTCATCGAGGCCATCTACCTCCAGTCGACCGCGCCTTCCgaggcctcctcctccaagGCTGTGGAGCGCAAGTCGGCCGACGGCATCCTCCACGACGAGGGACTTCTGCGCTacatcctcgccgagaccATTGGTGGTGCGGGTGGCAGCGACGCGTGGCCAGACTCGTTCCGACGAGACGTGAGTCGTGTGGTCAACGACCCAAAGGTAGTGCTGACGCATCCTAGCTCctggcgctcctcctcaagctcTTCCAGCGCACCACGCCCTCCGACTACAACTCGATTACCCAAATTTGGGTTCAGctgggcgacgccgccgccgctggtgccggcATTGTCGACCTCATGAACAAGGGTGGAGACCGCGGACGCCTCGAGGCGTACCAGATCGCCTTCGACGTCACCGACATGGCTCCCCAGAGCTTCCTGGAGACCTTGAGGACCAAGGTTGCCGAGAGCGGGTGGGGACCTGACGGCACGTCGGGAACCGAAGAGGAGCGTACCAACCTCGAGGAGATCCTGAACGGCTcccgcatcgccgagctgtCGATCAACTTCCTCAAGAAGCACAACCAGACCGACATGTCCATCCTCAAGGTCACAAAGGACTCGCTCGAGGACCGCTACTCGATCTACCACTCTGCCATCACCTTCACCAACGCCTACGCCCACTGCGGTACCACCTCGGACCGCTTCCTCCGCGAGAACCTCGACTGGCTTGGCAGAGCCTCCAACTGGGCCAAGTTCTCGGCGACtgctgccctcggcctcatccACCGTGGCTCGTACATCAACGGCGTTCGCGTTGTCAGGCCATACCTCCCCGGCGGAGCTGCTCCATCCAAGTTTAGCGAGGGTGGTGCTCTGTTTGCGCTGGGTCTCATCTACACTGGCAGGAAGGAGGGAGCTGAGGCCGAGCTGAGGAAGGGACTGTCCGACGTCAACGACCCCATCGTCCAGCACGGTGCGGCCCTTGGTCTCGGTGTCTCTGCTCTTGCTACTGGCGATGAGGGTGAGTTGCAATATCCACGTCCCTCTGCTAACTCCCACAGACATCTACGATGAGCTCAAGGCCATCCTCTTCCAGGACAACGCTACGTCGTCAGAGGCTGCTGGTTACGCAATGGGCCTGGTCATGCTCGGCCAGCCCAGCGAGCGTGTTCTTGACGAGCTTATTGCCTACGCTGGCGAGACGCAGCACGAGAAGATTGTCCGCGGTGTTGCCATCGGTACCGCCCTCATTATGTACGGCAAGCGCACTGCTGCCGACTCTGTCATCGACAAGTTCACCAAGAGCAACGACGCCATCCTGCGCTACGGTGGCATGTTCGTCTACGCCCTCGCCTACGTCGGTACTGGTGACAACAAGGTCATCAAGCAGCTCCTTCACTTCGCCGTGTCCGAtgtcaacgacgacgtccgccgtgccgccgttATTGCCCTTGGCTTTGTTCTCTTCCGCAACCACACCCAGGTGCCTCGCATcgtccagctcctcgccgagagCTACAACCCCCACGTCCGCCACGGTGCtaccctcgccctcggtaTCTCGTGTGCGGGCACTGGTCTCGAGGCCGCCATCGACATGCTCGAGCCGATGACTCGCGACCCCGTCGACTTTGTTCGCCAGGGCGCCTACATTGCCCTAGCCATGATCCTCATCCAGCAGACCGAGGCCCAGACccccaaggtcaaggagatCCGCGAGCTCTTCGCCAAGGTCGTCACCGACAAGCACGAGGACCCCATGGCCCGCTTCGGTGCCTCGCTTGCCCAGGGTATCATCGACGCTGGTGGCCGCAACATGaccatctcgctcgccactCGCGCCGGTACCCCTGACATGAAGGCCATTGTCGGTATGGTTCTGTTCGTCCAGTTCTGGTACTGGTTCCCTCTGGCCCacttcctcggcctcacctTCCAGCCCACAACGATTATtgctgtcgacgacaagctccGTATCCCCAAGGTTGACTTTGTCTCGTGGGCCAAGCCCTCCAAGTTCGACTACCCCTCGACTGCCAAGCCTGTcgtggagaagaagaaggagaaggtcAACGCCGCTGTTCTGTCCACGACTGCCAAGCAGCAGGCTCGTCTCAAgagcaagaaggccgagcagggcgaggcTATGGACACGGACGACAAGCCCgaggcctcgtcgtccaagaccgaggccaaggacaaggagtcCAAGCCAACTGAGGCTCCCCAGGCCATTGTCAGCAACATGTCCCGCATCACCCCCCAGCAGCTCCCCTACGTCACCGGTCCCTTCGACCCCTCGTCTGTGGCTTCGGCGTCCAAGTCGGCGGATGCCGCTGTCTCGACGGAGGCCCTCGCTCCTCCCAAGAAGGGACGATACCTCCCCATCCGTGGTgttggcgacgccgacgccttccaggccgacaaggctgctgccggtcgcgcgcgtgtcggATGGAGCGGCAAGATCCTCCTGGTTTCCGACACcaagcccgacgccgagggcgagtacattgagctcgacgcgaccTTGTGGCCTCGTGGCGTCCAGGAGGAGCCCGCTGCCCCTGCTGCCCCAGAACCGGTTGCGGCCCCTTcagcagctgctgccgccgctgctggatTGAACTGGGACGGCGCGATCCCCGCGGCATTCGAGTACGAGTTTGAGGACTAGAGACTTTAGAGTTCTAGTTGGTGAGGCGATCCCGTCACAGCCATGTAGAGTGACAAGCAGCGTACGGCAGGGAGAGAGACTGTCGTCAATGTAGAGCAGCAAAGAGCATGTTATGCAGCATATTGGGAACGAGCAGGAAAAGCAACGGCTGAAGCAAGAGCCATTAACATGCATTTGGGCAGTCTTCTATTGGCGCTTCTACAGTGAGTGGTGTGGGATTGGAACGAAGCTGGGTGTGGGTGTATGTGTTGATCGATTATCGAGTGAACTGCATGAGGTAACCCTGATCATCGTCAGCAAAAGCCTACGGTCGATCATGTTCGCGACCTACCCTTGCATCGCGGACGGAGAAGAGCCACAGGTTCCCCGTCTTGCGGTACTCTCGCACCGCTTCGCGAATCGACTCGGCATACTTGCGGTCCGATGTCGGCAGCGCAGACAGCTTGGCGCGCCATGCCTCATCCTCCATGACCCACGCCGTGTCGTGGGCGAGCTGACATACGAGGTCGGTGGGGTGCAGGTCGACGCCCAGGATGGGGAGCGTCGACTTGACGGAAGCGGCAAACTCGAGTGCTGCTGGGTCAGCCTTCTGCATCTCTCTGCACCCACCCTTGTCATAGTAGACGTTCTTTGACGCATGTCGGTGCGTCCGCTTCGCCTTGCCCTTTGTCTGACGCGTAACCACCGGGTCGGGTGGCAGGACAAGCTTGATGTCAACGTCTGAAGGCTTGGCGGACCCGTCAATGGGTAGGTCCTTCTCCTTCGAGACGGCAACCGAACCCTCTTGAACAGCGTACGAGGCATCGACCTTGCGCTGCTCCGAGATCGCATTACGGAGCCATGCAGTGAGCTCGTTGCGAGGAACTTCCTCTTCTGAGCGGCGCAAGACGTTGCGAACCTTCATGGTAGGGCGTGCACGGGCAATCACCAAGAACCTGGTGGTTAGCAACACACCCTTCCACCGCAACTCACAAGATATTCTGGTCCAAGCATTCCTGTGTCACGTCTTCTAGGGGCCGTCCGTCGTCGTACTGCAAGTCTGCGCGCACACCAGCACGCCAGAGCTCACCCACAATACCGAGACGCACTTCCAAGTCTGCCTGGCCAGTGGCCGTAACGTAGACGTCGCAACGCTGCCAGTCAGCATTCGCTTTCAAGAGTAAACGTACAGTTGGGGAGAACAGCCCAAACGATCGCTCATCTTCGTTGGCCTTGACCATCAAGCGCTCAGCTAGTGCACTCTCCTGCTTGCGGACAATCTTGGCCAGTGGGCTGTGTCCGGGtcagcctcgtcgccacATGGACACTGAACCAACTCACTCGACTGCGACCGACATGCCTGCGCCGTAAACCTTGTTCGTGTGCATGGCCGGCTCCTTGAAGTGCTCCAGCAGAGAGTCGTACCGTCCACCAtaggcgacgacctcgccatgCTTTCCTCGACGAACCACCTCGAACATGAAGCCGCCGCGGAAGTACTCGGCATTCCGCGACAGAGTAGGTCGAAACAAGATCTTCCTGTTGACGCCACAtgcgcgagcgagcttgATGACCTCGGCAATCTCGTCCAACGCGGCTGACAGTTTTCTTCTCGATGCGGAGAAGGTAGCCTCAATCTTCTTTCTCACCGCCAAGAATTCTCCAGGAGCGCTGATCTGCTCCAGGTCGTTGGCAATGTTCCTAGGAAGCCCTGGTATTGTTCCAAAGGGCGAGGCTCGGGCACTTCCAAACGACACGCCTGTGGTGGGTGTTTTGAACGCCTTGAGCACACGGGATCGAACGGACACTGGAGCAGACGCCAATATTGTCGCCAGGACTGCCGGTGTCAGCTCGACTCCTATCGTTCAACTTGAGCGTACCACTCTCGTGGCTGACATGAATCTCATAGTCATGCAAACTGGCTACCTTGCCGCCCTGGCACTCGGCGATAaccttgtcgacgacgtcgagcagctcagCCTCCGCACACTGCGAGCGCAGTGGTGAGATGATGTCGAAACACAGCTCGGTAGAGCTGCTCGGctggccgcccgccgctgtcTCCCTGTAGCGTTGGCCGATGTGGTATCGCTTGATGCGTTCGATTGATCGCCGCGAGGCGTTGCGAGCCATGGCCAGGAGGTTTGACGATGGCAGCTGGACAAATTTGCCGTTGGGGTCCAAGAACCTTGCCGGGTTGAGCTCTGGGAACGAGCTGAGCAGCGTCGTCTCGGGGATGAGGAGTGGGAGGGCGTCATGCACAGCTCCATGGCGCTGGAACAGGTCCGCGATTCGGCGGACAGTGCCAGTGATCCACACATGGAGACCATCATTGTCTTCCGTGTCGTACGTGtagtcgtcgaggcgggtgTCGATTCTGAACGAGTTTGCGTGTGACTCAAACAATGCGTCGACGAGTTGCGAGTACTTCTCCGATCTGGGATTGGTGACTTCGCCAATGACTTCTCTGTACACCGCATCCTCCTTATCAGAGGAGGGAACGAGGGGCCCATCAAGCAGCTGGGTGGCCCTGGGTCGATGCGTCGGGTCATGCCGCAGCAAGAGAGAGATAATCTCACGCTGCTTGGGCATAAGGGTGGGTGGCCATGCTGCGGGGaacgcccagctcgacttGCGCAGCTCTGTAATGGTCTGCACACGCTCCATACCCGTGCTGAACGGGAAGCACATCTCGAAGAAGATGATACCGAGCGAGTACATGTCAGCCTGGGAGGTCAGCTTCGAGAAGGCACGCGTTGCTCACCTTCTCATCATATGACTTGGTCGAAACCACTTCCCGGGTCGACAACACCTCTGGGGCAATGTACAGGCTGGTACCGATGTTGGACGTGCGGTCCGACACCTCAGTTGATGCCTGAACCGACCCTGTTGGGTTCTCAGACGACGTATCTGTGGTCTTTTGCCGTCAGCAGCGACCCGACATGACAACCCACCGCCAGGCCAAAGTCTGCAATCTTGACGTTTCCCGTCGTATCCAAAAGAATGTTCGACGGCTTCAGGTCTGCCTGTCAGCATTACACCCAAACGCATACGACTCACCTCGATGTACAATGCCCAAGCTAGACATGTGGGCCAAGGCCTGGAGGATCTGCTTGAGCAGACGCCACGTCTCCTCTTCAGACAGACCTTCCGTGATCGCTTCACGGAGTGTCTGCTTCTCCACAAACTCCATCTGGATGTACAGGATCTCCTGTACGCTCCCAtcgtccgtcgtcgtggttgcAAAGGACGCGGAAGGCTTGGAGCCGCTGACGACAGGAATAGGTTTGGGAACCGCCTTGGTTGGTGGGCGGCCGCGCTTGAGAGACTGTGAGGGGTCGCCAACGGTCCTTGCACTGCCTGCACTGTCCTCGCTATCACCGCTGCTCTCGCTGGTCgtgtcgctctcgtcgctgtccGAATCATCCGTGTCGTCCCTCATTCGGGTGAACTGTCCGAATTGTCCGTTCCCATTGCTCTCATCCGTCActtcatcgtcctcgtcctcgctgtcctcctcgtcgttcGCGGAGAAGCGGATGCGGGGGAATGATTGGCTCCGCGAGCGATTGAGTCGGGACTCGTCCCAGTTGATTGCCAAGGGATCGCCAGGCTcactcgccgacgacacaTTGGATGAGGTgacggccgacggcgtgccaATCGAGTCGACTCCTCCCGGGGACGGAGCAACCGCGGCCTGACCAACCGTTTCTCGCCAACAGCCGTAGTATCGAACAATGTGCTGGTGGCTGACTCGGGAGAGACTTTGCACCTCGCGAAGCACGCGGCCAAAGTCTTCTTCTGGACGGAGCTTGACCTTTTCTGCAGTGTCAGGAAGGCCGGAAGTACCGCACTCACTGATAGCATATGGGCGTCCGTCCAACTTGTTCCTAGCCTTCACGACTTCGCCAAAGCCTCCCTTGCCGAGCCATTCAACTTCCTCAAAGTCTGTTCGGTATCGTGACGCTTCTGGCCGCACAGGGAAGGCTGGGATGTAAGAAGAGAATCCTTGTCCAAACACCGGGGACGTGCCAAGAGACTGATGGATACTCGAACTGGCCGAGGCAGTTGCGGAGCCGGGGAGGGACATGTGGCCTGGTGGTTAGCGCTTGCATGATGACGGTCTCACTTGGAAGGGCGCGAAGCGGTCGACGCGTTGACTCTTCTTCTGACCGAATCTTCACCAACGCCTCCTCGGCTGACAGACGCTTCTTGGGTGAAGGGTTGAGAAGCCCGCTCAGGAGCGTAGTGATCAGCGGTGAGACGCCTCCAGGTGCTGGGGGCTGGTTAGCATGCCCCCATCTAACGTGCTTACCATGCTCCAACAAAGTGCGGAGGTCGGGGTACGTCCACAGACAGTCCTTTCCGAACAGAAACTGCAACAGCAATAGACCCGCTTGCCAGATATCACGCTTCGGCGACGCGGACGTCGGCGAGTCAATCTCGTCCGGGGATAGCCACGAGTCTGGGTATGCGTCCGGCAAGGTTTTGAGGAAGGGGTTCGAGCGGTGATACTCTGCAATGCGGCGCGCGTAACCAGTGCCAAACATCTTGAGGCACACCTCGCCTGGGTTCTGAGAActgatgaggacgaggtcggtgtCGAGTTCTGGGTTGTCAGCTAAGTGAAGCTCCAGATAGCTCACGTTTCTGCGAGTGGTGGTTGCGGTGGAGATCTGCAAGACCAGACAATATCTGCGTAATGTACTCCTGATGGGTTAGCGGGTAAACACGTGCACAAACCCACCTTTGCCGTCTCCTCCCCAAAGCCGTTCTTCGGGAGCCAGTTCCTCAGCTTGCCTCCCTCTGCGACGCGCTCCACGACCACAATGAGCCGCTCCCATCCCTTGGGACTCTTGGTGCGCTGCACGGCGTATATTCTCGCGACGTGCTCCGACACGACGCCCTTGACGCGCGTGATTTCCGTCACGACCGAGTCGATGCGCTTCTGGCCATGCGTGCCGAGGTAGTAGTTCTTGCTAAAGTCGATGACCTGGACGGTGACTGACGGTGGGGAGGCGGTCACGAAGCCGGCCGTGCTGATCGGCTCGGCGGTGTAGCTCGTCCACATGGCCTCGCGGCGTCCGCCGAAACACGTCCAGGcggcccactcgccctcgtgcCCCTCCACACTGATCGGCGAGTCAAGAATCAGCTCgcgcgtctcgagctcgccgtcggcgagggtcgCGAGGTTCTCGTTGCGCTGTTTCTGCTGCGCTTCAAGCATCGCCTGTCGCGCCTTCTCTTcacgcctcgacgcgtcgaggatgaTCTTCTCGTTCAACAGCCGGTCTTGCTCGGCTGCAAGGGCGCGCCGTTGCTGCCTGTCTGCTTCGACCTGTGCCGCTTCGGCCTGAGTTGTTAGCGGGTGGCgtggatgaggaggaagaatGATAAGATAGGATCGCGGTTCTCAATCAGAACAACACGGGGAGCCGAGACCAACTTACCGCCTTCTGGGCCTCTTCTCGTATCGCCATCTCCTCCATCAATGTCGGCTCTGGCTCGCCTGGTTTGGGCAACAGGATATGGTTGACCGATATGAACTCGCGCACCACGTCTATGAGCTAGAGGTCAGCGAGGCTCATTCAGATCGACGAACATCAAAGATCatgggcgcgccggcgctcgcctTCGCCTTCTCCTGTAGTAGTTTCGCAAGTGTCTTGACATGTACCGCGGTGAGCTTGACCGGCTCGATGAGGGagaggggcggcggctggtCTGGGTAGTTCTGGAGGGATCAGCCCGTTGCCAGAGGTGGGTGCGGTGTCGCTCTCGCACGCTTGCTGTGCCGCTGCAAGCCATGCCCTCCAACTCACCTTCGTCATCCGCCCCTTGAGCTTGACGCTCACGCGCGGATCATCCATAGCGCGCAGCTGCACCTCCCACCACCCGGCCTCGCCAGCAGTTCCCCATGCTGTCTTCTTGATTGGAATGTCGTGCCAGTCATCCTGAAGTGGTGTGAGTGACCAGTTCATCAGTGCAGAGAGGGCCGTGGGTGCACATGCCAGCGCTGGACGGACGTGCGGGACTTGGTCTCTCGCGTTCGTTCGCGGGCACACGACCCACTCACCATATAGATTGCGCGAAGTGCTTCGAGCTCCTCATCTTGGACGGCCTTATTAGGCTCTGTCATCGAACATTGCCgctgtgtggtggtgggggaaAGAAGATTTAAAGAGTCGTGTCGGGCAGGGCTGTGCGCTGCTCCGGGGTATGGGGGAAAGCAAGAGCAAAGGCTCGGGGCCGGCTGTTGTTATctgtcgccgcggcggcggcggttgcgagcggcgacggtcGCATCTCGCATCTCCTTCCTTCATTGTGACGTTGAGTTTGAGCACGTGACTGACTTGACTGGCCAGGAACGACGTCACAATCCACCGCGTAGCTCTGCAGCTGCCTCCACTTCGACTCGACGGCCGGAACTGCACTACtactcgtcgacctcggcgcgtcgactCGACGAGCACAACTCGAAACAGCAACATAAATATACACCATCGTCTCATCTTCTCAGACACCGCGACCAATCCGAGCCTATCATCCGACTCGGCGCTCCGAGTCACTGCTGCTCGCTCCTCACTCCGACCCCTCACCCCTCACTTCGCGCCATGCCTCGCCCACccgtccgactcgtcctcTTCGACGTCTTTGGTgcgaagccgccgccgctacccCCGCTAATAGACCCCAGACACGCTCGTGACCCCGCGCTTGCCAGTGCACGACCAGtatgccgccgaggccgtgcgTCTCGGGCTGCGCGTGACGCCAGCGGGCGTCAAGGCAGGTTTCCGGCCTGGTTAGTCGCGCTCCCTTGTGATGAGCTAACCCCCAGCGTTCAAGGAGATGAACGCCCAGTATCCGCTGTACGGCAAGCACTCGGTGCCCCCTCTCACGCCGGAGAAGTGGTGGTCGACCCTGATACACAAGTGCATGGTgcatgccggcgccggtgcgtccgaggtcgaccagaagggcagcgagctggccgctgcgctgctgAAGCGCTTCGAGAGCGAGGTCGGCTACCGCGCATTCGAAGACACCATGCCCACACGTAAGAGGTCACGGGGAAGAGGGAGCTGACGCGGCAAGTCCGCGGCCTGCGCGAACTGGGGATCAAGACGTCGGTCGTTTCCAATGCCGACCCGCGGATCAACCTCACGCTCACGGCCCTCGGTATCGAGGACTTGCTTTCGTTCCCGCCCACGCTGAGCTgggacgtcgaggccagcAAGCCTGACCGCGAGATctttgcgcgcgcgtgcgatGCCTGCGGGGAAGCCATGGGCGAGGGTGTGATCATGGTAGGGGACGAGCTTGAGGCGTGAGTTTGTTGGCGTCATGGCAGGGCTGACAGAAGCGACTTTGGCGGTGCAACTGGCGCAGGGATCGAGGGAAGGTTGATTCGCAGGTCCGGAGAATGGTCAGAGGGCGCAATTCGCGAGGCTGAGGAAGACCTCGGGAGCGTCAATGTCGTACACAGCCTCGAAgaggtcctcgccgaggctaGAGCTCGTCAGGGAGCATAGAACAAGAAGCACATCGTTAACATCTACACTATGTATTGTATCAATCGGGCAAGTCGACCCGTCAAGGAGTCCTAATAATCTACACTGTTGATCGCGGCCTAGTCTGCCAGCCTCCTGATCGTACGCCTGTccttgtcgccgacgaccttgacgaTACCCTCGTTCGAgagctccttgacgacctcggagAACTCGTGGTGGTCGATCGGAACGGTTGACTGCGTCTCGAGGCTCCTGATGGCTGCGTTCCACCTGAGACCGGtgcggccagcggcgtcgacaagcgTCAAGATCTCACGCTTGAGGTCGGCACGGACACGGCGGGCCGTCTGGCCAGCGCCGGTCGTGATGAGGTCCAGGTCAATCTGGCCAGTGAGGGGGTCGGTAGCACTCTCACGGAGGGCAGCGCGGATAAGTCGAGTGGCCTCGACaacgtcctcgaggtcgaccgtGTCAGAGAAGCGCATACGGGCGTGCGCCTCTGACAAACGAATCATGCTCTCCAGCTGACGCGTGGTGGCCGTAATACGCTTCTCGGCAGAGCGCGAGTCCTCACCAACCTTGCGCATCTCGACATAGGCTGAGACAAGGGCGTTGGAcgcgagctcggtgagcaCCGGGTTGACCTTGGCACGGGCATACGTGATGTAGGCAGTGAGTTCATCAAGGGGCTGGGATGGTTAGGGCGACGCTGCGGACAGTGGACCTACCAAGATGTCTTCGCCAGCAGTTTTTGGCTTGTCTTCGAGGTACAGACCAACAAGGTGGGCAGCCAACCTGCGATCGTTCATCTCGTCAACCTTGTCGAGAACGAGGTAGAGGAGGTCGAAACGGGAGATGAGAGTGGGCGGCAGGTCAATGTTGGCCGGAATAGGCAGCTTGGGGTTGTAGCGCGAACCGATCGGgttggcagcagcaagg
It contains:
- the gcn2 gene encoding eIF-2-alpha kinase GCN2 → MTEPNKAVQDEELEALRAIYMDDWHDIPIKKTAWGTAGEAGWWEVQLRAMDDPRVSVKLKGRMTKNYPDQPPPLSLIEPVKLTAVHVKTLAKLLQEKAKASAGAPMIFDLIDVVREFISVNHILLPKPGEPEPTLMEEMAIREEAQKAAEAAQVEADRQQRRALAAEQDRLLNEKIILDASRREEKARQAMLEAQQKQRNENLATLADGELETRELILDSPISVEGHEGEWAAWTCFGGRREAMWTSYTAEPISTAGFVTASPPSVTVQVIDFSKNYYLGTHGQKRIDSVVTEITRVKGVVSEHVARIYAVQRTKSPKGWERLIVVVERVAEGGKLRNWLPKNGFGEETAKEYITQILSGLADLHRNHHSQKQLDTDLVLISSQNPGEVCLKMFGTGYARRIAEYHRSNPFLKTLPDAYPDSWLSPDEIDSPTSASPKRDIWQAGLLLLQFLFGKDCLWTYPDLRTLLEHAPGGVSPLITTLLSGLLNPSPKKRLSAEEALVKIRSEEESTRRPLRALPSHMSLPGSATASASSSIHQSLGTSPVFGQGFSSYIPAFPVRPEASRYRTDFEEVEWLGKGGFGEVVKARNKLDGRPYAIKKVKLRPEEDFGRVLREVQSLSRVSHQHIVRYYGCWRETVGQAAVAPSPGGVDSIGTPSAVTSSNVSSASEPGDPLAINWDESRLNRSRSQSFPRIRFSANDEEDSEDEDDEVTDESNGNGQFGQFTRMRDDTDDSDSDESDTTSESSGDSEDSAGSARTVGDPSQSLKRGRPPTKAVPKPIPVVSGSKPSASFATTTTDDGSVQEILYIQMEFVEKQTLREAITEGLSEEETWRLLKQILQALAHMSSLGIVHRDLKPSNILLDTTGNVKIADFGLATTDTSSENPTGSVQASTEVSDRTSNIGTSLYIAPEVLSTREVVSTKSYDEKADMYSLGIIFFEMCFPFSTGMERVQTITELRKSSWAFPAAWPPTLMPKQREIISLLLRHDPTHRPRATQLLDGPLVPSSDKEDAVYREVIGEVTNPRSEKYSQLVDALFESHANSFRIDTRLDDYTYDTEDNDGLHVWITGTVRRIADLFQRHGAVHDALPLLIPETTLLSSFPELNPARFLDPNGKFVQLPSSNLLAMARNASRRSIERIKRYHIGQRYRETAAGGQPSSSTELCFDIISPLRSQCAEAELLDVVDKVIAECQGGKVASLHDYEIHVSHESVLATILASAPVSVRSRVLKAFKTPTTGVSFGSARASPFGTIPGLPRNIANDLEQISAPGEFLAVRKKIEATFSASRRKLSAALDEIAEVIKLARACGVNRKILFRPTLSRNAEYFRGGFMFEVVRRGKHGEVVAYGGRYDSLLEHFKEPAMHTNKVYGAGMSVAVDPLAKIVRKQESALAERLMVKANEDERSFGLFSPTRCDVYVTATGQADLEVRLGIVGELWRAGVRADLQYDDGRPLEDVTQECLDQNILFLVIARARPTMKVRNVLRRSEEEVPRNELTAWLRNAISEQRKVDASYAVQEGSVAVSKEKDLPIDGSAKPSDVDIKLVLPPDPVVTRQTKGKAKRTHRHASKNVYYDKALEFAASVKSTLPILGVDLHPTDLVCQLAHDTAWVMEDEAWRAKLSALPTSDRKYAESIREAVREYRKTGNLWLFSVRDARGYLMQFTR
- the hdhd3 gene encoding Haloacid dehalogenase-like hydrolase domain-containing protein 3, whose amino-acid sequence is MPRPPVRLVLFDVFDTLVTPRLPVHDQYAAEAVRLGLRVTPAGVKAGFRPAFKEMNAQYPLYGKHSVPPLTPEKWWSTLIHKCMVHAGAGASEVDQKGSELAAALLKRFESEVGYRAFEDTMPTLRGLRELGIKTSVVSNADPRINLTLTALGIEDLLSFPPTLSWDVEASKPDREIFARACDACGEAMGEGVIMVGDELEADFGGATGAGIEGRLIRRSGEWSEGAIREAEEDLGSVNVVHSLEEVLAEARARQGA